Proteins from one Agelaius phoeniceus isolate bAgePho1 chromosome 10, bAgePho1.hap1, whole genome shotgun sequence genomic window:
- the DUSP28 gene encoding dual specificity phosphatase 28 isoform X2, producing MLQLCPVTASLLLGTARAACDEELLAREGVTFCVNVTRLQPFPALRAVRGIRVPVFDDPAEDLARYFEPCGAAIEEAVRAGGRCLVYCKNGRSRSAAICTAYLMRHRQLPLKDAFEAVKAARPVAEPNAGFWSQLQRYEEELQIPKHSAPPSEGLKNSNV from the exons atgctgcagctctgcccggTCACGGCCTCGCTGCTGCTGGGCACGGCCAGGGCAGCGTGCGACGAGGAGCTGCTGGCGCGGGAGGGGGTCACCTTCTGCGTCAATGTCACCCGGCTGCAGCCCTTCCCCGCGCTGCGGGCCGTCCGCGGCATCCGCGTGCCCGTGTTCGATGACCCGGCCGAGGACCTGGCCCGGTACTTCGAGCCCTGCGGCGCCGCCATCGAGGAGGCCGTGCGGGCCGGGGGCCGCTGCCTGGTGTACTGCAAGAACGGCCGCAGCCGCTCCGCTGCCATCTGCACCGCTTATCTCATGAGGCACCGGCAGCTCCCGCTCAAGGACGCCTTTGAG GCTGTGAAAGCTGCCAGACCCGTAGCAGAGCCAAATGCAGGATtttggtcccagctgcagagatATGAAGAAGAATTGCAGATACCAAAGCACTCTGCTCCTCCGAGCGAAGGACTTAAAAATAGCAATGTGTGA